The Natronoglycomyces albus genome has a segment encoding these proteins:
- a CDS encoding class F sortase produces the protein MSDSSFMARLKEKGRRRSVIAGAAALLLLGLTAALVGIAVNIDGDISGEARSDITATEAPGPDARSDAGQADARDTSSSGEVLGASAPIALDIPAIDITASPLMRLGLLPDRHVEVPPYERNSRAGWYEHSPSPGQLGPSIILGHVDSQEFGPAIFHDQHELAKGDEIRIEREDGITAVFEVDRTVQYSKNNFPKREIYGNLDHAGLRLITCGGSFDLDAGSYEDNVVTYATLVDSFKT, from the coding sequence ATGAGTGATTCCAGTTTCATGGCTCGCCTCAAGGAGAAGGGCCGTCGGCGCAGTGTCATAGCTGGCGCGGCGGCCCTGCTTCTCCTTGGACTTACCGCGGCTCTGGTGGGGATCGCGGTGAACATAGACGGCGACATATCTGGGGAAGCCCGCAGTGACATCACGGCAACCGAGGCTCCGGGCCCAGATGCCCGTTCTGATGCGGGCCAGGCGGATGCGAGAGATACCAGTTCCAGCGGCGAAGTGTTGGGGGCTTCGGCCCCGATCGCTCTTGACATCCCCGCCATCGATATCACCGCTTCCCCGTTGATGCGGCTGGGCCTGCTACCGGACCGGCATGTGGAGGTGCCGCCGTACGAGCGAAATTCTCGCGCCGGATGGTATGAGCACTCGCCGTCCCCCGGTCAGTTGGGGCCGTCGATCATCTTGGGCCATGTGGATTCGCAGGAGTTCGGACCGGCCATTTTCCACGATCAGCATGAGCTGGCCAAAGGGGACGAGATCCGCATTGAACGTGAGGATGGGATCACGGCTGTTTTCGAAGTCGACCGCACTGTCCAATACTCTAAGAACAATTTCCCAAAGAGAGAGATTTACGGAAATCTGGATCACGCGGGTCTGCGTTTGATCACGTGCGGGGGATCGTTCGACTTGGACGCGGGAAGCTATGAGGACAATGTGGTCACGTACGCGACATTGGTCGACTCTTTTAAGACGTGA
- a CDS encoding DoxX family membrane protein, whose product MTNTSYPLTSANPLDEDISAEKTDPEADRASQPRRPGGRVLALVRLALGWLFLWAFLDKLVGLGYDTASGSAWLDGVSPTAGFLGSRSGLLGEQFQSMVGSAWADFAFMGALCGLGLALILGIGLRIAAIGGTLLMLLMWAAMLPLANNPFMDQHIIYALALIALAATNAGHTWGLGRPWENSRLVTTLPVLK is encoded by the coding sequence ATGACCAACACCTCTTACCCCCTGACCTCTGCAAACCCCCTCGACGAAGACATCTCGGCGGAAAAAACCGACCCCGAAGCCGACCGGGCCTCTCAGCCGCGAAGACCCGGAGGGCGCGTCCTGGCACTCGTACGCCTCGCTCTCGGGTGGCTGTTCCTGTGGGCCTTCCTCGACAAGCTGGTCGGCCTCGGCTATGACACCGCCTCAGGCTCCGCCTGGCTGGACGGAGTCAGTCCCACCGCGGGGTTCCTCGGCAGCCGTAGCGGTCTGCTCGGAGAGCAATTTCAATCCATGGTGGGCAGCGCATGGGCCGACTTCGCCTTCATGGGCGCACTATGTGGCCTGGGCCTAGCTTTGATCCTGGGGATCGGGCTGCGCATCGCCGCCATTGGTGGAACATTGCTCATGCTCCTCATGTGGGCGGCCATGCTTCCGCTGGCCAATAACCCCTTTATGGATCAGCACATCATCTACGCGCTGGCGTTGATCGCCCTCGCGGCCACTAACGCGGGGCACACCTGGGGCCTGGGGCGCCCCTGGGAGAACAGCCGTCTGGTGACGACCCTGCCCGTGCTGAAGTAA